Proteins encoded by one window of Vibrio rumoiensis:
- a CDS encoding HlyD family secretion protein: METILILTYTAFCIAIFKIFRIPLNKWTVPTAVLGGVVLLGSIFLAMNYFQPFTQLGGQIYSTTPMVSNVRARVVSVDVEPNKLVKQGDVLVRLDDTPFKAAVVQKKAALAAAKQNVLVLEAAYKQAAATSVQALAERDRSQREATRYQKGYKRGAFTLQQVDDKQQTAKGAEAAYQAALSNENAAKAAYESQIDGVNTSVAEAQAALDKAQFNLDQTIVRAPTDGFVSQLALKPGVMAVPLPFKPILTFVTTQDSSEFVAAFRQNSVLNIKPGNEADVIFRALPGRSFKAEVTDILPAIAESQIQANGALLGTNMLQTHGRIMVKLKLKDDISHYNLPMGTNVEVAVYSGNLEHVAIIRKILIRMKSWQNYVYFDH, from the coding sequence ATGGAAACGATTTTAATTCTAACCTATACCGCTTTCTGTATTGCGATTTTTAAAATATTCCGCATACCTCTTAATAAGTGGACGGTTCCAACCGCCGTGTTAGGCGGTGTCGTGCTATTGGGTTCAATCTTTTTAGCCATGAACTACTTCCAACCATTTACTCAATTGGGTGGTCAAATTTACAGTACCACTCCAATGGTGTCGAATGTTCGCGCTCGTGTTGTTTCTGTTGATGTTGAGCCAAACAAATTGGTTAAACAAGGTGATGTTTTAGTTCGCCTGGATGATACTCCGTTCAAAGCAGCTGTCGTTCAGAAAAAGGCCGCTTTAGCTGCTGCCAAACAAAATGTACTCGTCCTTGAAGCCGCTTACAAACAAGCCGCGGCCACTAGCGTACAAGCCTTAGCAGAACGCGATCGCTCGCAACGTGAAGCAACGCGTTATCAAAAAGGTTACAAACGTGGCGCGTTTACTTTGCAACAAGTGGACGATAAGCAACAAACAGCCAAAGGCGCAGAAGCAGCCTACCAAGCCGCGCTTTCTAATGAAAATGCTGCCAAAGCCGCTTATGAGTCGCAAATTGATGGTGTAAACACTTCAGTCGCAGAAGCACAAGCCGCCTTAGATAAAGCGCAGTTTAATCTAGATCAGACGATCGTTCGCGCACCAACCGATGGCTTCGTATCACAACTCGCGTTAAAACCGGGTGTCATGGCGGTTCCACTGCCGTTTAAGCCAATATTAACGTTTGTTACTACTCAAGACTCAAGTGAATTTGTCGCGGCATTCCGTCAAAATTCAGTTTTAAATATTAAGCCAGGTAACGAAGCGGATGTTATTTTCCGAGCTCTACCAGGTAGGTCTTTTAAGGCTGAAGTAACAGATATTCTTCCTGCCATAGCCGAAAGCCAAATCCAGGCGAATGGTGCACTGTTAGGTACCAATATGCTGCAAACTCACGGCCGCATTATGGTGAAGTTAAAACTGAAAGATGACATTTCTCACTACAACCTTCCAATGGGTACCAACGTTGAAGTTGCCGTTTACTCTGGTAACTTAGAGCATGTAGCTATTATTCGAAAAATCTTAATTCGAATGAAGAGCTGGCAAAACTACGTGTACTTCGATCACTAA
- a CDS encoding DUF3302 domain-containing protein: protein MTLDYVALGILIFVVLVLFYGIIVIHDIPYEISKKRNHPHQDAIHVAGWVSLFTLHVLWPFLWIWATLWREDRGWGFNKLQAEQDDMHHRVDDLTNQIAQLQKQITELTPQAKPTTETQDSAKEGSN, encoded by the coding sequence ATGACATTAGATTATGTAGCCTTAGGCATACTTATCTTTGTGGTATTGGTGCTATTTTACGGCATCATCGTGATCCATGATATACCGTATGAGATATCCAAAAAACGTAACCATCCTCATCAAGATGCCATTCACGTAGCAGGCTGGGTTAGTCTATTTACTTTACACGTTTTATGGCCATTCCTATGGATCTGGGCCACATTATGGCGCGAAGATCGCGGCTGGGGCTTCAATAAGTTACAAGCTGAACAAGATGACATGCACCATAGAGTCGATGATCTTACGAATCAAATTGCACAACTGCAAAAACAGATTACCGAGTTAACCCCTCAAGCAAAACCCACCACAGAAACACAAGATAGCGCTAAAGAGGGTTCTAACTAA